Proteins encoded by one window of Vigna radiata var. radiata cultivar VC1973A chromosome 5, Vradiata_ver6, whole genome shotgun sequence:
- the LOC106760285 gene encoding uncharacterized protein LOC106760285 — translation MLDCKEAATPMATNYYLDLDEAGKCVDQKMYRGMIGSFLYFTSSRLGIMHNVCLYARFQSSPKESHLTTVKRILKYLEGTKDLGLWYPSGTNIFLDGYSDSDFGGCKLDRNSTSGTCHLLGSSLISWHSKKQACVALSTVEAEYIAAGSCCA, via the coding sequence atgctgGACTGTAAGGAGGCTGCAACTCCTATGGCAACCAACTATTATTTGGATCTTGATGAGGCTGGAAAGTGTGTTGACCAAAAAATGTATCGAGGTATGATTGGATCCTTCCTTTACTTTACTTCCAGTAGGCTTGGCATAATGCACAATGTTTGTCTCTATGCTAGGTTTCAATCTTCACCTAAAGAATCACACCTAACAactgtaaaaagaattttgaaatacctCGAAGGAACCAAAGACCTAGGACTATGGTATCCAAGTGGTACAAACATTTTTCTTGATGGGTatagtgattctgattttggaggtTGTAAACTAGACAGAAATAGCACCAGTGGCACATGTCACTTACTTGGATCATCCCTGATatcttggcattcaaagaaacaagcttgtGTGGCTTTATCCACCGTAGAAGCTGAGTACATAGCAGCTGGAAGCTGTTGTGCATAA
- the LOC106760286 gene encoding uncharacterized protein LOC106760286, with protein sequence MLDCKDAATPMATNCYLDLDEAGKSVDQRMYRESHLTAVKRILKYLKGTKGLGLWYPNGTNLFLNGYSDSDFGGCKIDRKSTSGTCHLLGSSLISWNSKKQACVALSTLEAEYIAVGSCCEQSLWIKSQLENYGIKIRKHSVEM encoded by the exons ATGTTGGATTGCAAAGATGCTGCTACTCCAATGGCAACTAACTGCTACTTGGATCTAGATGAGGCTGGTAAAAGTGTTGATCAAAGAATGTATCGAG aatcacatcttacagcagttaaaagaattttaaagtaccTGAAAGGTACTAAAGGCCTTGGACTGTGGTATCCAAATGGtacaaacctttttctaaatggttacagtgattctgattttggaggtTGCAAAATAGACAGAAAAAGCACCAGTGGCACATGTCACTTACTTGGATCTTCATTGATCTCTTggaattcaaagaaacaagcatgtgtggcTTTATCTACCCTAGAAGCTGAGTACATAGCGGTTGGAAGCTGTTGTGAACAGtctctttggataaagagtcaaTTAGAGAACTATGgcattaaaattagaaaacattCCGTTGAAATGTGA